A genomic region of Arachis stenosperma cultivar V10309 chromosome 9, arast.V10309.gnm1.PFL2, whole genome shotgun sequence contains the following coding sequences:
- the LOC130948406 gene encoding E3 ubiquitin-protein ligase JMJ24, whose amino-acid sequence MDQARSSSGNNINNNNGEDNVGIPDDLRCKRSDGKQWRCTAMSMPDKTVCEKHYIQAKKRAANSAMRANLKKAKRKSGDSEGHLESKSDDFDIPLSAMKHGGGEHSSGGGSRLLDKVGKNQFRYVPKKGAMSGRSSLPKPDEEDEEDYEEEEEDEEEVEEEEEGVPLYEENWTGHESPELASGGDSSRKRRSLEATNVTTEYSDASTDSSEETGDTGGQTCHQCRRNDRDRVVTWCQRCDRRGYCNSCISTWYSDISLDEIQRMCPACRGICNCRVCVRSDNSIKVRIREIPVLDKLQYLHSLLSAVLPVVKQIHQEQCFEVELEKKLRGADIDLPRIKLGADEQMCCNLCRIPITDYHRRCPICSYDLCLNCCHDLREATSDYNKEPQTELAKAYDQNILSKFPHWRSHDNGNIPCPPKEYGGCGYSSLNLSRIFKRNWVAKLVKNVEEMVGGCKINNADDLPETQLNAVRLRKCSHRETSDDNYLYCPASEDLMKDGIGNFRKHWKTGKPIIVKQVFDRSSSSSWDPLVIWRGILETTDEKMKDENRVVRAIDCLDGSEIDIELSYFMTGYTEGRTHENGWPQLLKLKDWPSPSASEEFLLYQRPEFIGKLPLLQYIHSKWGLLNVAAKLPHYSLQNDVGPKIYISYGINHELGRGDSVTNLHFNMRDMVYLLVHTSEVMLKDWQRTKIEMIQKEYKEIEVKESPGDNQMCSSRSSPNSAFGTENNGLDLDPNQSKSLDQGFENHSSSDGNMVNYELPFKQNGNFSEQMHPGVLWDVFRRQDVPKLNEYLKTHWNEFGKPDDILNEYVTWPLYDGAIFLDRHQKRKLKEEFGVEPWSFEQNLGEAIFVPAGCPFQARNVQSTVQLGLDFLSPESLGEAVRLAEEVRSLPHEHEAKPQVLEVGKISLYAASSSIKEVQKLVLDPKLGAEIGYGDPNLTAMVSENYEKMVKRRQITCA is encoded by the exons ATGGATCAAGCGCGATCATCTTCTGGGAAcaacatcaacaacaacaatggcgAGGACAATGTGGGAATTCCCGACGACCTCCGGTGCAAGCGTTCCGACGGGAAGCAGTGGCGGTGCACCGCCATGTCGATGCCGGACAAGACCGTCTGCGAGAAGCACTACATCCAGGCCAAGAAGAGGGCCGCCAATTCCGCCATGAGAGCTAACCTCAAGAAGGCTAAGCGCAAGTCTGGAGATTCCGAGGGACACCTTGAAAGCAAGAGTGACGATTTCGATATTCCTCTGTCCGCCATGAAGCACGGTGGTGGGGAGCATAGTTCTGGTGGCGGCAGCAGGTTGTTGGATAAGGTGGGGAAGAATCAGTTCAGGTATGTCCCCAAGAAGGGGGCCATGTCGGGGCGATCCTCGCTGCCCAAGCCAGATGAGGAGGATGAGGAAGATTatgaagaagaggaggaggatgaggaagaggtggaggaagaggaggagggtGTGCCTCTTTATGAGGAAAATTGGACGGGTCACGAGTCGCCTGAGCTGGCTTCTGGTGGGGACTCGTCCAGGAAGAGGAGGAGCTTGGAGGCCACTAATGTCACTACT GAATACTCGGATGCAAGCACCGACTCCTCGGAGGAGACTGGTGACACTGGCGGGCAGACATGCCATCAGTGCCGGAGGAATGACAGAGACAGGGTGGTTACTTGGTGCCAGCGGTGTGATCGAAGAGGATACTGTAATAGCTGTATATCAACTTG GTACTCAGACATTTCGCTGGATGAAATTCAGAGGATGTGTCCTGCGTGCCGTGGTATTTGTAACTGTAGAGTTTGTGTACGTAGTGATAATTCAATAAAG GTTCGGATACGGGAGATACCTGTTCTAGATAAGTTACAGTATCTCCACTCGCTGTTGTCAGCAGTGCTTCCTGTAGTAAAACAGATCCACCAAGAACAGTGTTTTGAAGTTGAGCTCGAAAAGAAGTTGCGTG GTGCGGACATAGATCTTCCCCGGATAAAATTGGGGGCAGATGAACAGATGTGCTG CAATTTATGTAGGATACCCATCACTGATTATCATCGGCGCTGTCCAATTTGCTCATATGACTTGTGCCTTAATTGTTGTCATGATCTTCGAGAAGCAACTTCAGATTACAACAAAGAACCACAAACAGAATTAGCGAAAGCTTATGACCAAAACATATTAAGTAAGTTTCCTCATTGGAGATCCCATGATAATGGAAATATTCCATGCCCCCCTAAGGAATATGGTGGCTGTGGTTATTCGTCATTAAATTTGAGCAGGATTTTCAAGAGGAATTGGGTTGCAAAGTTGGTGAAAAATGTAGAAGAAATGGTTGGTGGCTGTAAGATTAATAATGCTGATGATCTACCAGAAACTCAGTTGAATGCTGTCAGATTGCGCAAATGTTCTCATAGAGAGACTAGTGATGATAACTATCTTTATTGTCCTGCATCTGAAGATCTCATGAAAGATGGGATTGGAAATTTTAGAAAGCACTGGAAAACCGGTAAACCCATTATTGTTAAGCAAGTGTTTGATAGATCATCCTCTTCTAGCTGGGATCCGCTGGTCATCTGGAGAGGGATTCTAGAGACAACAGATGAGAAAATGAAAGATGAAAACAGAGTGGTTAGGGCCATAGATTGCTTAGATGGGTCTGAG ATTGATATTGAGCTTAGTTACTTCATGACTGGTTACACTGAGGGCCGTACTCATGAAAATGGTTGGCCACAGTTATTGAAGTTGAAGGATTGGCCTTCACCTAGTGCATCTGAAGAGTTTCTCTTGTACCAAAGACCAGAATTTATCGGCAAACTGCCTTTACTTCAGTATATTCACTCCAAGTGGGGCCTTCTTAATGTTGCAGCTAAATTGCCTCATTACTCCTTGCAGAATGATGTAGGACCCAAGATTTATATATCTTATGGAATCAATCATGAACTTGGTAGAGGTGATTCAGTGACCAATCTCCACTTCAATATGCGGGACATG GTGTACCTTTTGGTCCATACAAGTGAAGTAATGTTGAAGGACTGGCAGAGAACTAAAATTGAAATGATCCAAAAAGAATACAAGGAGATAGAGGTGAAGGAATCACCTGGAGATAATCAAATGTGTTCTAGCAGGAGTTCACCTAACTCGGCATTTGGTACAGAAAATAATGGGCTGGATTTGGATCCAAACCAGAGTAAGTCACTGGATCAAGGGTTTGAAAATCATTCTAGTTCTGATGGGAATATGGTCAATTATGAACTTCCATTCAAACAAAACGGAAATTTCTCTGAGCAAATGCATCCTGGAGTTCTTTGGGATGTCTTTCGTCGGCAGGATGTTCCAAAGTTGAATGAATATTTGAAAACACATTGGAATGAGTTTGGAAAGCCAGATGATATATTAAATGAATAT GTTACATGGCCTCTTTATGATGGAGCTATTTTTCTTGACAGACACCAAAAAAGAAAGCTGAAGGAAGAATTTG GAGTGGAGCCCTGGTCATTTGAACAGAATTTGGGGGAAGCTATCTTTGTTCCTGCTGGTTGCCCTTTCCAGGCAAGAAATGTTCAG TCCACTGTTCAGTTGGGGCTTGATTTCTTATCTCCCGAGAGCCTGGGAGAGGCTGTTAGACTGGCAGAGGAAGTCCGCAGTCTACCTCATGAACATGAAGCAAAACCTCAAGTATTGGAG GTTGGAAAGATCTCTCTTTATGCTGCAAGTTCATCTATCAAAGAGGTTCAGAAACTTGTACTTGATCCAAA GCTTGGTGCAGAGATCGGATATGGAGACCCTAATTTGACTGCAATGGTATCTGAGAATTACGAGAAGATGGTTAAGCGACGGCAGATTACTTGTGCTTGA
- the LOC130948407 gene encoding psbP domain-containing protein 7, chloroplastic produces the protein MALQCNLISNTLNRFRTTHCCSQQQQREEEQGNPLLGSSSSSSSPAEQFAPLANRFQRRLLVGVGSASLVAVGANFAGITSFLLGLSPENGRNLKLDVLYPVGGYSRCLDTREGFEFIYPANWAGDQTVLYRAAKKRELELSLDPPALNATPKRSNFSEPVVAFGPPGSTGELNVSVIVSPVAQDFSIEAFGGPEEVGEAVVRTITGSGQRPEVKGTLIRSSLREDSLRNAKYYEIEFRVESPSFRRHNVAVCCARHGKLFTLNAQAPESVWPRVKSDFYRIVDSFSLTA, from the exons ATGGCGTTGCAATGCAACTTGATTAGTAACACGTTGAACCGTTTTCGCACAACACACTGTTGTTCACAACAGCAACAACGAGAAGAAGAACAAGGAAATCCCTTGTTGGggtcgtcttcttcttcttcgtcgcCAGCAGAGCAGTTTGCACCTTTGGCCAATAGATTTCAGCGCCGGCTTCTTGTCGGCGTGGGCTCAGCTTCACTTGTAGCTGTGGGTGCCAACTTCGCCGGAATCACGAGCTTTCTGCTAGGTTTATCGCCGGAGAATGGCCGGAATCTGAAGCTTGACGTGCTTTATCCCGTTGGAGGTTACAGCCGTTGCCTTGACACAAGGGAAGGATTTG AATTTATATACCCAGCAAATTGGGCTGGAGACCAGACTGTGCTGTACAGAGCCGCTAAGAAAAGAGAACTTGAACTGTCACTGGATCCACCAGCATTAAATGCTACTCCAAAACGTTCCAACTTCAGTGAACCGGTTGTTGCATTTGGTCCCCCAGGTTCCACTGGAGAACTCAATGTCAGTGTTATTGTTTCCCCGGTTGCCCAAGATTTCTC AATTGAAGCATTTGGAGGGCCAGAGGAGGTTGGTGAAGCCGTGGTTAGGACCATAACAGGATCAGGGCAGCGCCCAGAAGTGAAGGGCACATTGATAAGATCAAGTTTGAGAGAGGATTCCCTCAGAAATGCAAAATATTATGAAATCGAGTTCAGAGTGGAGAGTCCTTCGTTCCGGCGACACAATGTTGCAGTCTGCTGCGCTCGCCATGGCAAGCTATTTACTTTGAATGCTCAGGCACCTGAATCAGTCTGGCCAAGAGTTAAGTCAGATTTCTATAGAATTGTTGATTCATTCAGCCTCACAGCATAA